In Desulfomonile tiedjei DSM 6799, a genomic segment contains:
- a CDS encoding hydrogenase, which produces MTEIKPNGHFTNGHNGRPQETAATNESGKVRVATVWLDGCSGCHMSFLDIDQQIVAIAELVDIVYSPIVDAKKFPGAVDLTLIEGAVSSDEDEEKVHAIRLATKLLVSFGDCAVTANVPAMRNQYKVEEVFKRAYLENATLNPQIPHVGLPRLLKKARPVHEIVNVDLFLPGCPPPTDAIHFVLGELLEGRVPNLKGKTRFGA; this is translated from the coding sequence ATGACAGAAATCAAGCCCAACGGTCATTTCACAAACGGCCACAATGGTAGGCCTCAGGAAACAGCCGCGACCAATGAATCGGGCAAAGTAAGGGTAGCCACCGTGTGGCTGGACGGATGCTCCGGATGTCACATGTCTTTTCTGGACATCGATCAACAGATTGTAGCGATTGCGGAACTGGTGGATATCGTCTACAGCCCCATCGTTGACGCCAAGAAGTTTCCTGGAGCGGTAGACCTCACTCTGATTGAAGGAGCAGTGAGTAGTGATGAGGATGAGGAAAAAGTCCATGCAATCAGACTCGCCACAAAGCTGCTCGTTTCCTTCGGAGATTGTGCAGTGACCGCCAATGTCCCTGCGATGCGCAATCAGTACAAGGTTGAAGAAGTGTTCAAACGTGCTTACTTGGAAAATGCCACATTGAATCCGCAGATTCCACATGTCGGGCTGCCGCGACTCTTGAAAAAAGCACGGCCGGTACACGAAATCGTGAACGTTGATTTGTTCTTACCCGGATGTCCACCTCCGACTGATGCAATCCATTTCGTGTTAGGTGAACTCCTGGAAGGACGGGTCCCTAATTTAAAAGGAAAAACCCGGTTCGGAGCATAA
- a CDS encoding Ni/Fe hydrogenase subunit alpha, whose protein sequence is MEHKVVIEPITRIEGHGSISIFLDDKGNVADASFQVTQFRGFEKFCEGRPFYEMPSLVERICGICPISHSLASAKACDAILGVRISRTADMLRRLLNCGEYIQSHALSFFHLSSPDFLLGMDAPSTQRNILGIAEKYPQVALDGIRLRQIGQQIIQLISGKRIHPAWVVPGGVNEALSEENRDSMLAMLPEAYEILDRTLVWFKNLLEKCQEEIRTFANFPSSFLGLVNDQGNLEHVDGRLRFIDSKGKFLVDSVDPSLYMDYIGEAVEPNSYLKSPYYKALGYPDGIYKVGPAARLNVCTGCGTPRADQEWAEFIRLDRGPVMSAFHNHLARLVEILYSIETAEKILKDPDILSHHIRAFAQPNHFFGVGVVEAPRGTLIHHYKVDEQGLITWVNLIVATGHNNLAMNRGVLQVAKRFVNGEKISDGALNRVEAVIRAFDPCLSCSTHAIGRMPLKIRLLNHEGAVLDEVQ, encoded by the coding sequence ATGGAGCATAAAGTCGTAATCGAGCCGATAACCAGAATCGAAGGCCATGGCAGTATATCGATTTTCTTGGACGATAAGGGGAATGTTGCAGATGCCTCTTTTCAGGTAACTCAGTTCCGCGGATTTGAAAAATTCTGCGAAGGCCGGCCATTTTACGAAATGCCGTCTCTGGTGGAAAGAATCTGCGGGATCTGTCCTATCAGTCATTCCCTGGCTTCGGCAAAAGCATGCGATGCAATCCTGGGGGTTCGCATTTCCCGGACTGCCGACATGCTCAGACGTCTCTTGAACTGTGGCGAATACATCCAGTCGCATGCATTGAGTTTCTTTCATCTTTCGTCGCCTGACTTCTTGCTGGGAATGGATGCCCCGTCGACTCAGAGGAATATTCTCGGGATAGCGGAGAAGTATCCACAGGTGGCTCTGGATGGCATTCGACTCAGGCAAATCGGCCAGCAGATTATTCAGTTAATTTCAGGAAAACGGATTCACCCGGCGTGGGTAGTCCCCGGAGGGGTGAACGAAGCCTTATCGGAAGAAAATCGTGATAGCATGCTTGCCATGCTGCCGGAAGCGTATGAAATCCTGGATCGGACCTTGGTCTGGTTCAAAAACCTGCTGGAAAAATGTCAGGAAGAGATCAGAACTTTCGCCAATTTTCCCAGTAGCTTCCTGGGGCTCGTCAATGACCAGGGAAACCTTGAACATGTAGACGGTAGGCTTCGGTTTATCGATTCTAAAGGAAAATTCCTCGTGGATTCTGTGGATCCCTCGCTCTATATGGATTACATCGGCGAGGCCGTAGAACCCAATTCTTACCTCAAATCACCCTACTACAAGGCGCTCGGGTATCCCGATGGAATCTACAAAGTGGGACCCGCTGCCCGATTGAATGTGTGTACCGGATGCGGAACACCTCGTGCCGACCAGGAATGGGCCGAGTTTATAAGACTCGACCGCGGACCTGTGATGAGTGCGTTTCACAATCATTTGGCTCGGCTGGTAGAAATCCTCTATTCCATAGAGACCGCCGAGAAAATACTCAAGGATCCCGATATCCTGAGTCACCACATACGAGCCTTCGCTCAGCCGAACCATTTCTTCGGCGTGGGAGTTGTTGAAGCACCGCGAGGAACGCTGATTCACCACTATAAAGTGGATGAGCAAGGACTCATAACCTGGGTGAATCTTATTGTGGCAACCGGCCACAATAACCTGGCAATGAACCGAGGCGTGTTGCAGGTCGCCAAACGATTTGTAAACGGCGAGAAAATTTCCGATGGTGCGCTCAATCGTGTGGAAGCCGTCATTCGAGCTTTCGATCCATGCTTGAGCTGCTCGACACATGCAATCGGGCGCATGCCCTTGAAAATTCGATTACTAAACCATGAGGGAGCTGTACTGGACGAAGTGCAGTGA